A portion of the Micropterus dolomieu isolate WLL.071019.BEF.003 ecotype Adirondacks unplaced genomic scaffold, ASM2129224v1 contig_12971, whole genome shotgun sequence genome contains these proteins:
- the LOC123966245 gene encoding rab GTPase-activating protein 1-like, translating to VSRILYSFATAFRRSAKKAVLSSQQPAPLTPDSDLFTFTVSLEIKEDDGKGTYSAVAKDKDKQSFKLRAGMDKKIVIYVQQTSNKELAIERCFGLLLSPGKNVKNSDMHLLDLESMGKSSDGKSYIITGSWNPNTPQFQAVNEETPKDKFMYMTTAVDLVITEVEEPVRFLLETRVRVCSPNDRLFWPFSKRNYTETFYLKLRQMERKERKSPASDTLYEVVSLESETEREKRKTTASPGILPTGPGTMVPSPPEDDEEEGDWMLSYFCHSV from the exons GTGAGTAGGATACTGTACAGCTTTGCCACAGCGTTTCGGCGGTCAGCTAAGAAGGCAGTTCTATCGTCTCAGCAGCCCGCTCCACTCACCCCTGACAGTGACTTGTTTACCTTCACCGTCAGCCTGGAAATCAAGGAGGATGATGGCAAGGGTACTTACAG TGCTGTAGCAAAAGACAAGGACAAGCAGAGCTTCAAGCTGCGTGCAGGAATGGACAAGAAAATTGTAATTTATGTCCAGCAGACCTCCAATAAGGAACTGGCTATTGAGAG GTGTTTCGGTCTCTTGCTCAGCCCAGGGAAAAATGTCAAGAACAGCGACATGCACCTGCTAGACCTG GAGTCAATGGGAAAGAGCTCCGACGGGAAGTCATACATCATCACAGGAAGTTGGAACCCCAACACGCCTCAGTTCCAGGCTGTAAATGAGGAAACGCCCAAAG aTAAATTCATGTACATGACGACAGCGGTGGACCTGGTGATTACAGAGGTTGAGGAGCCGGTCCGTTTTCTGCTGGAGACGAGGGTCAGAGTGTGCTCCCCAAATGACAGGCTGTTCTGGCCCTTCAGCAAGCGTAACTACACTGAGACCTTCTACCTTAAACTACGACAG ATGGAGCGTAAGGAGCGTAAGAGTCCTGCCTCTGACACACTGTATGAGGTGGTGAGTTTGGAAAgtgagactgagagagagaaacggaAGACCACAGCTAGTCCCGGCATCCTGCCCACCGGGCCGGGTACCATGGTTCCTTCTCCACCtgaggatgatgaagaggaaggtgATTGGATGCTGTCTTACTTTTGTCACTCAGTatga